Proteins encoded together in one Shewanella acanthi window:
- a CDS encoding DUF58 domain-containing protein, with amino-acid sequence MSDTPLKASPNTGLPLFADGLHLSEDELLACLSLARAIPERHTRARASLAGHRSSQIKGRGMEFAEVRHYQQGDDVRTIDWRVTARTGQTHTKLFIEERERPILLLLDLSQSLYFGSSLLLQSVQAGHLATTLGWSAINHGDRLGALIACESEHLELKPRSRRQGILQLISGLRRMHQDQLQNVGTNPRDPDHILRACQRLQRIAKPGSLIWIITDGSHFTPQCLAPLTELKRHCDIGAYLITDPLRQGTLALPKQFSLPVRDGDEDLVLTRHSYQNWLAQQKQQQDAFIDMMQMIRVRTQLIDAGRPLAEQLALLQ; translated from the coding sequence ATGAGTGACACACCACTCAAGGCATCACCTAATACAGGGTTGCCACTGTTTGCCGATGGGCTGCATTTAAGCGAGGATGAACTCCTCGCTTGTCTAAGCCTTGCCCGCGCGATTCCAGAGCGCCACACCCGTGCGCGCGCCAGTCTTGCAGGACATCGCAGCAGTCAAATTAAAGGCCGCGGTATGGAGTTTGCCGAAGTGCGCCATTATCAACAGGGTGATGATGTGCGCACCATCGACTGGCGCGTCACCGCGCGTACGGGGCAAACCCACACCAAGTTGTTTATCGAGGAGCGCGAGCGCCCTATTCTGCTGCTGCTCGACTTAAGCCAGAGTTTATATTTTGGTTCGAGCTTATTACTGCAGTCGGTACAGGCTGGGCACCTAGCCACAACACTCGGGTGGAGTGCCATCAATCATGGCGATAGGCTCGGCGCACTGATTGCCTGCGAGTCGGAGCATTTGGAGTTAAAACCTCGCAGTCGCCGTCAGGGGATATTGCAACTGATCTCGGGTCTGCGCCGTATGCATCAAGATCAGCTCCAAAATGTGGGCACCAATCCGCGCGATCCCGATCATATTCTTCGCGCCTGCCAGCGCCTGCAACGGATCGCCAAACCTGGGTCATTGATTTGGATCATTACCGATGGCAGCCATTTTACGCCCCAGTGTCTGGCACCGCTGACAGAGCTTAAACGCCACTGTGATATTGGGGCTTACCTGATTACTGATCCGCTAAGACAGGGCACCTTAGCACTGCCAAAACAGTTTAGCCTGCCAGTACGTGACGGTGATGAGGACTTAGTCCTCACCCGCCACAGTTATCAGAACTGGCTCGCCCAGCAAAAGCAGCAGCAAGATGCGTTTATCGACATGATGCAAATGATCAGGGTAAGAACCCAATTGATTGATGCGGGTCGCCCGCTTGCCGAGCAGTTGGCACTATTACAATAA
- a CDS encoding AAA family ATPase — MPLSRFHALRTYLNKVVLGQPVLTENLLIALIANGHLLVEGPPGLAKTRAVKALCDGVEGDFHRIQFTPDLLPADLTGTDIYRSQTGTFEFEAGPIFHNLILADEINRAPAKVQSALLEAMAEGQVTVGKNSYKLPPLFLVMATQNPLENEGTYPLPEAQLDRFLMHLNLDYPSGDTEIEILRQSRKEALTHELPTTEPIAQADIFAARDEAMEIYLAEPLEKYIVEIIMATRQPERYSSDLAKWLDYGVSPRATISLERCARARAWLHERDFVSPEDIQAVAPNVLRHRLLMSYQAQAEGVSRDQVINHILSQVAVP, encoded by the coding sequence ATGCCTTTGAGTCGCTTCCACGCACTACGCACTTACCTAAATAAGGTTGTTTTAGGGCAGCCAGTATTGACCGAAAACCTGCTCATTGCCCTTATCGCCAATGGCCACCTATTAGTTGAAGGCCCTCCAGGCCTCGCCAAAACCCGTGCGGTAAAAGCCCTGTGCGACGGGGTTGAAGGGGATTTTCACCGCATTCAGTTCACCCCCGATCTGCTACCAGCCGATTTAACCGGTACGGATATTTATCGCTCGCAAACTGGTACCTTTGAATTTGAAGCTGGCCCGATTTTCCATAACCTTATTTTGGCCGACGAAATCAACCGCGCGCCCGCCAAGGTGCAATCGGCGCTGCTCGAAGCCATGGCCGAAGGCCAGGTTACCGTCGGTAAAAACAGTTATAAATTGCCGCCACTCTTCTTAGTCATGGCAACCCAAAACCCATTGGAAAACGAAGGCACCTACCCGCTGCCCGAAGCTCAACTTGACCGTTTTTTAATGCATCTCAACCTTGATTACCCCAGTGGTGATACTGAGATCGAGATCCTGCGCCAATCCCGTAAGGAAGCACTCACCCACGAGCTACCAACCACAGAGCCCATTGCCCAGGCCGATATTTTTGCCGCCCGTGATGAAGCGATGGAAATCTATCTCGCCGAGCCACTCGAGAAATACATCGTCGAAATCATTATGGCAACGCGCCAGCCAGAGCGTTATAGCAGCGACTTAGCCAAGTGGCTGGATTATGGCGTAAGCCCACGTGCCACCATTTCATTAGAACGCTGTGCTCGCGCCAGAGCTTGGCTTCACGAGCGTGACTTTGTGTCACCTGAAGATATTCAAGCGGTTGCGCCAAACGTTTTAAGACACAGATTGCTGATGAGTTATCAGGCTCAGGCAGAAGGCGTTAGCCGCGATCAGGTGATCAACCATATTTTGAGCCAAGTGGCCGTTCCTTAA
- the fadI gene encoding acetyl-CoA C-acyltransferase FadI, translating to MSDKQQVRNAKGERIAIVAGLRTPFAKQATAFHGISALDMGKMVVNELLTRSELDPKLVEQLVYGQVVQMPAAPNIAREIVLGTGMDVATDAYSVTRACATSFQSAVNVAESIMTGNIDIGIAGGADSSSVLPIGVSKKLAHALVDLNKARTFGQKLQIFRRLGIKDLLPVPPAVAEYSTGLSMGQTAEQMAKTYNISRADQDALAHRSHTLAAQTWASGNLRDEVMVAHVPPYKQFIERDNNIRENSELASYAKLRPAFDKKHGSVTAANSTPLTDGASAIILMSEGKAKALGYQPLGYIKSYAFTAIDVWQDMLMGPSYATPLALKRAGMELEDLTLIEMHEAFAAQTLANMQMFASKKFAEEKLGRSRAIGDIDMSKFNVLGGSLAYGHPFAATGTRLITQVCRELKRRGGGTGLATACAAGGLGAAMIVEVE from the coding sequence ATGAGTGATAAACAGCAGGTAAGGAACGCGAAGGGCGAGCGAATCGCAATTGTGGCGGGGCTTAGAACCCCCTTTGCAAAACAGGCAACGGCTTTCCACGGTATTTCAGCCCTCGACATGGGCAAAATGGTGGTTAATGAATTGCTGACGCGCTCGGAGCTGGATCCTAAATTGGTTGAGCAACTTGTTTATGGTCAAGTGGTGCAAATGCCTGCTGCGCCTAACATCGCCCGTGAAATCGTGCTTGGGACGGGTATGGATGTCGCAACCGATGCCTACAGTGTTACCCGCGCATGTGCGACGAGTTTCCAATCCGCTGTCAACGTCGCCGAGTCGATTATGACGGGCAATATTGATATCGGCATTGCGGGGGGCGCAGATTCATCTTCTGTTTTGCCTATCGGTGTATCAAAAAAGCTGGCCCATGCCTTAGTCGATTTAAATAAGGCACGCACCTTTGGACAAAAATTACAAATTTTCCGCCGTTTAGGTATTAAGGATTTATTGCCTGTACCGCCTGCAGTAGCTGAATATTCTACAGGCTTGTCGATGGGACAAACTGCGGAGCAAATGGCGAAGACCTACAATATTAGCCGCGCCGACCAAGACGCGCTGGCGCATCGCTCACACACCTTAGCGGCGCAGACTTGGGCATCAGGTAATCTTCGCGATGAAGTGATGGTGGCCCATGTGCCGCCCTATAAACAGTTTATCGAGCGCGACAATAACATTCGTGAAAACTCCGAATTAGCCTCTTACGCTAAGCTGCGTCCCGCCTTCGATAAAAAGCACGGTAGTGTGACTGCGGCAAACAGTACACCGCTAACTGACGGCGCCTCGGCCATTATTCTGATGAGTGAAGGCAAGGCTAAAGCGTTAGGGTATCAACCACTGGGTTATATTAAGAGTTATGCCTTTACCGCCATTGATGTCTGGCAGGACATGTTAATGGGGCCATCCTACGCTACGCCATTAGCGCTTAAACGTGCGGGAATGGAACTTGAAGATTTAACCCTGATTGAAATGCACGAAGCCTTTGCGGCGCAAACCTTGGCTAACATGCAAATGTTTGCCTCGAAAAAATTTGCCGAAGAGAAACTCGGTCGCAGCCGCGCGATTGGTGATATCGATATGAGTAAATTTAATGTGCTTGGTGGCTCGCTCGCCTACGGTCATCCGTTTGCGGCAACTGGCACTCGTTTGATTACCCAAGTGTGCCGTGAACTTAAACGTCGTGGCGGCGGAACGGGGCTTGCGACTGCCTGCGCTGCGGGTGGTTTAGGGGCTGCAATGATTGTGGAAGTGGAGTAA
- the fadJ gene encoding fatty acid oxidation complex subunit alpha FadJ, with protein MEKTFNLTRREDGIAILTMDVPGETMNTLKAQFGPEITDILNEIKADSSIRGLVLISGKKDSFVAGADISMLDACQSAADAKALSKQGHLVFNELEALNIPVVAAIHGACLGGGLELALACHQRVCSDDNKTMLGVPEVQLGLLPGGGGTQRLPRLVGITTALDMMLTGKQIRPKQALKMGLVSDVVPQTILLQTAVEMALAGKRTVKPVKKSLVNQVLEGTSFGRNIIFDQAAKQVEKKTQGNYPAPAKIIDCVRQGLAKGLKEGLEVEAGHFADLVMSKESEALRSIFFATTEMKKETGAEGATPRKVKKAVILGGGLMGGGIASVTTTKAKIPARVKDISEKGLSNALSYAYKLLDKGVKRRHMTSAARDNLMALMTTTTEYKGVKDADIVVEAVFEDLALKHQMVKDVERECGEHTIFASNTSSLPISQIAEAASRPENVIGLHYFSPVEKMPLVEVIAHAKTSPETIATTVAFARKQGKTPIVVQDGAGFYVNRILALYMNEAAQLLLEGQSVEHLDKALVKFGFPVGPITLLDEVGIDVGAKIAPILEKELGERFKAPAAFDKLLADDRKGRKNSKGFYQYAAAGKKTASKKVDETVYDVLGIKPGAEKDIKAISDRCVVQMLNEAVRCLEEGIIASPRDGDIGAIFGIGFPPFLGGPFHYIDTLGAAKLVDQLESYQAQFGERFMPCERLKQMAADNTRFFS; from the coding sequence ATGGAAAAGACATTTAATTTAACCCGCCGCGAAGACGGTATTGCCATTCTCACTATGGACGTGCCGGGTGAAACCATGAATACCCTCAAGGCGCAATTTGGCCCAGAGATCACTGACATCCTGAATGAAATTAAAGCCGATAGCAGTATTCGCGGATTAGTGCTGATTTCGGGTAAAAAGGATTCCTTCGTTGCTGGCGCCGATATATCGATGCTCGATGCCTGTCAAAGTGCAGCCGATGCCAAAGCGTTATCAAAGCAGGGGCATCTGGTCTTTAACGAATTGGAAGCCCTGAATATTCCCGTGGTTGCCGCTATCCATGGTGCGTGTTTAGGCGGCGGTTTAGAATTGGCGCTTGCCTGTCATCAACGTGTGTGCAGTGATGATAATAAGACAATGCTGGGTGTGCCTGAAGTGCAGCTCGGTCTTCTGCCAGGTGGCGGTGGTACCCAGCGGTTACCCCGTTTAGTGGGGATAACGACTGCGCTGGATATGATGCTGACGGGTAAACAAATTCGCCCGAAACAGGCCTTGAAAATGGGGTTAGTGAGCGATGTAGTGCCGCAAACGATTTTGCTGCAAACCGCGGTTGAAATGGCGCTTGCAGGAAAGCGCACTGTTAAACCGGTTAAAAAATCGTTAGTAAATCAAGTGTTAGAAGGCACCTCTTTTGGTCGAAATATTATTTTCGATCAAGCAGCCAAACAAGTTGAGAAGAAAACCCAGGGGAATTATCCCGCACCAGCGAAAATTATCGACTGTGTGCGCCAAGGATTAGCAAAAGGCCTTAAGGAAGGTCTTGAGGTTGAGGCAGGCCATTTTGCGGATTTAGTGATGTCTAAGGAGTCCGAAGCTCTACGCAGTATCTTTTTTGCCACCACCGAAATGAAAAAAGAAACCGGCGCAGAGGGCGCAACGCCTCGCAAAGTGAAAAAGGCCGTTATTTTGGGCGGTGGTTTGATGGGTGGCGGTATTGCCTCTGTTACTACGACCAAGGCAAAAATTCCGGCACGAGTAAAAGACATCAGCGAGAAGGGTTTAAGTAATGCTTTATCCTATGCTTATAAGTTATTGGATAAAGGCGTAAAACGCCGTCATATGACGAGCGCTGCGCGCGACAATTTAATGGCGTTGATGACGACCACGACCGAATACAAAGGCGTGAAAGATGCCGATATCGTGGTTGAAGCGGTATTTGAAGATTTAGCGCTTAAGCATCAAATGGTGAAGGATGTTGAACGTGAGTGTGGTGAGCATACCATTTTTGCATCAAACACCTCATCATTACCTATTAGTCAAATCGCCGAGGCCGCGAGTCGCCCTGAGAACGTGATTGGTCTACATTATTTCTCGCCAGTTGAAAAAATGCCGCTGGTGGAAGTGATTGCCCACGCAAAAACGTCCCCAGAAACCATTGCGACAACCGTTGCCTTTGCGCGCAAGCAGGGGAAAACCCCGATTGTGGTTCAAGATGGTGCCGGTTTTTATGTGAACCGTATTCTTGCGCTCTATATGAATGAAGCGGCGCAGCTGCTGCTCGAGGGGCAAAGTGTTGAACACTTGGACAAAGCTTTGGTGAAGTTTGGCTTCCCCGTTGGCCCTATCACGCTACTCGATGAAGTCGGGATAGATGTGGGCGCTAAGATAGCGCCAATTCTTGAGAAGGAATTAGGCGAACGCTTTAAGGCCCCTGCTGCCTTTGACAAACTATTGGCCGATGACAGAAAGGGCCGTAAGAACAGCAAAGGTTTCTACCAATATGCCGCTGCAGGAAAGAAGACTGCGAGTAAAAAAGTGGATGAGACCGTTTACGACGTGTTAGGAATTAAGCCAGGAGCGGAGAAGGATATCAAAGCGATTAGTGATCGCTGCGTCGTCCAAATGTTAAACGAAGCGGTGCGTTGTTTGGAAGAGGGGATTATCGCGTCTCCACGTGATGGTGATATTGGCGCCATCTTCGGGATTGGTTTCCCGCCATTCCTCGGTGGCCCATTCCATTATATTGACACTTTGGGTGCTGCAAAGTTAGTTGATCAGTTGGAGTCTTATCAAGCCCAGTTTGGTGAGAGATTCATGCCATGCGAGCGCTTAAAGCAAATGGCTGCTGATAACACTCGATTTTTCTCATAA
- a CDS encoding EAL domain-containing protein yields MPKALIKIIIIIASVLVVFASKAQELPIALKSESYGVPEGLSQSTVTSLAEDDDGYIWIGTLNGLNRFDGESFKHFFAGDRSGLSSSFIQSLLFDNGKLLVGTDNGLNIYNSDLETFEKLLNINEAIWSISENGSVYTIGTKDKLIEIDKKNLKKTDTLHNANFNLIKKAIKVDSGYIIRNYDGKVFLIENDNSSSLLLTSSSDIEKSTDGIYSLNNDGDYSKLSVHKSISDSVKSDFLTLKNGQLFETNIPSLNKKNKGHLISSIDTPNQSIVYKTKNYIIIPSLAVGFTLISENQNIVKSLIKPTDTIWSLTALDNERLVTSDDSEFINIYNQKLELIERFPTGMTGPKYITSFNNKIFYGGDAGLFEANNESKRLILNVPVTTLFKNPDNKTALIGTTNFDLYLIEINTTNKIKKISLKNKHPIFQAITTNDGSILVATQGGLLQINKEGVERTIFSDDIVYSVSETEREYLFGTRTGIYSTNKESMITQKIFSANKPVYSIAIDKNDFIASSINELILRHDNVFYTLSSDYGSQEEYNTQSGIHWNGQFYFGGISGISVINKNKALASVEKNNIKTNINELYVFNKSIEIDGTTLTKSISKSTAITLKYSDYPFTLKFNSPSSSQKGIEYFYNLSGLSDKWMPANVGKNSASATYTNLSAGHYTFNVYGENPVTKQKGPITSLEIYITPPWWLSNIAKAVYCLIALLIISFIVKSALRRREVQRQIALSEERLKLSLWGSGDEMWDWDIETGNIFRSNIWGALEFPRDGQRSGKSDEDSNIHPMDQERVRESLNKHFYGESDHFEAAYRVKGKDESWVWILDRAKIVERDEKDNALRMTGTIKNISQFKQKEEQLKLFERAIENISEGMFILDSDFRFVEVNEACCRISLRNKTDFIGSLLTFELYPEAFTNQIRSMLKQQGRWANEVEASRGDKSHFHMELTIDAIYDELGELSHYVGVFSDISRRKQQEEELRKLTNNDLLTGLPNRSNLHVTLSNLVNKEIPHALMVLDLDNFKRINDSLGHQIGDQLLKLVSARIKSALPRSTNIYRLGGDEFAIVLDKTSDISASAVLAARVIDSFKGIFEIGGDKLVLGLSIGIVLYPEDEQSEQALLRKADIAMYHAKSAGGNCYQFYSESLNQHAIKQLKIENLIREGLKEDLFEVYYQPKVDLKRGVIAGMEALVRLNHPTHGLVPPNEFIPLAEENGLIVEIGEIVLRKACFAAQKWREQGLFSGRVAVNLSSRQFALPDLQQRIESILRLTQLPATHLELEITEGTVIKQPEMAISVMQQLAKMGVSLALDDFGTGYSSLSYLKRFPIHTLKIDKAFVDDIDKSDRDLKMVDSIITIAHNMGLSVVGEGVEQTAQLNILKALNCEEIQGYIFSKAINEAEFTALLEADIAKNCMLNKII; encoded by the coding sequence ATGCCTAAAGCTCTCATAAAAATTATTATCATTATAGCGAGTGTTCTTGTTGTATTCGCCTCTAAAGCTCAAGAGTTACCCATCGCCCTAAAGTCCGAATCCTATGGTGTTCCTGAAGGATTATCCCAAAGTACAGTCACCTCATTAGCCGAGGATGATGACGGTTACATTTGGATCGGCACTTTGAATGGTCTTAACCGCTTCGATGGTGAGTCATTCAAGCATTTTTTTGCTGGTGATCGCTCAGGACTTTCCAGTTCTTTTATCCAAAGTTTATTATTCGATAACGGCAAACTGTTAGTCGGCACTGATAATGGCTTAAATATATATAACTCCGACCTCGAAACTTTTGAAAAGCTTCTCAATATCAATGAAGCTATTTGGTCTATAAGTGAAAATGGCAGTGTTTATACAATTGGCACAAAAGATAAACTCATTGAAATCGACAAAAAAAACCTTAAAAAAACAGATACGCTGCACAATGCAAATTTTAATCTTATAAAAAAAGCTATTAAAGTTGATTCTGGATATATAATCAGAAATTACGATGGAAAAGTTTTCCTTATTGAGAATGACAACTCATCATCACTTTTATTAACAAGCTCTTCGGACATCGAAAAATCAACAGACGGTATATACTCTTTAAATAATGATGGTGACTATAGTAAATTATCTGTTCACAAGTCTATTTCTGACAGTGTAAAATCAGACTTTCTTACTTTAAAAAACGGTCAACTTTTCGAAACTAACATCCCTTCATTGAACAAAAAAAATAAAGGGCATTTGATTTCCAGCATTGACACTCCGAATCAGTCGATAGTATACAAAACAAAAAATTATATAATTATCCCATCACTCGCCGTAGGTTTCACTTTGATTAGTGAGAATCAAAACATTGTAAAATCATTAATTAAACCCACAGATACAATTTGGTCATTAACGGCACTCGACAATGAGAGACTAGTTACATCTGACGATAGTGAATTCATAAACATATACAATCAAAAGTTAGAGTTAATTGAAAGATTTCCAACAGGAATGACGGGGCCTAAGTATATAACATCATTCAATAATAAAATTTTTTATGGTGGTGATGCGGGATTATTCGAGGCTAACAATGAGTCAAAGAGATTAATATTAAATGTACCTGTTACAACATTATTTAAAAACCCAGACAATAAAACAGCACTAATTGGCACAACTAACTTCGATTTATATCTCATCGAAATAAACACAACTAACAAAATAAAAAAAATATCATTAAAAAATAAACATCCAATTTTTCAAGCGATAACAACCAATGACGGAAGCATACTAGTAGCTACCCAAGGAGGTCTATTGCAGATTAATAAAGAGGGTGTAGAACGAACAATTTTCAGTGACGATATAGTTTACAGCGTAAGTGAAACTGAACGAGAATACTTATTCGGAACAAGAACCGGGATATATTCTACAAATAAAGAGTCAATGATTACTCAAAAAATATTTAGTGCAAACAAACCAGTGTACTCTATAGCAATTGACAAGAATGACTTTATTGCCTCATCGATAAACGAACTAATTTTAAGACATGACAATGTTTTTTACACATTGTCATCGGACTATGGTAGCCAAGAGGAATATAACACTCAAAGCGGTATACATTGGAATGGTCAGTTCTATTTCGGTGGTATTTCTGGCATCAGTGTAATCAACAAAAACAAAGCATTAGCTAGCGTAGAAAAAAACAACATAAAGACAAATATTAATGAGTTATACGTCTTTAACAAATCAATAGAAATTGATGGCACAACCTTAACCAAGAGTATTTCTAAATCAACTGCTATCACACTTAAATACTCTGACTACCCTTTTACACTAAAATTTAACTCGCCGTCATCAAGCCAGAAAGGCATTGAATACTTTTATAACCTAAGTGGTTTATCAGATAAATGGATGCCTGCAAATGTGGGAAAAAACTCTGCTTCTGCCACCTATACAAACCTCTCTGCGGGTCATTATACATTTAATGTCTATGGCGAAAATCCAGTTACAAAGCAGAAAGGCCCTATAACATCACTAGAAATCTATATTACACCTCCATGGTGGTTATCGAATATTGCCAAGGCCGTTTATTGTCTAATTGCGCTGCTAATTATCTCCTTTATTGTAAAATCAGCCTTAAGAAGACGTGAAGTACAAAGGCAAATTGCATTAAGTGAAGAACGATTAAAGCTCTCCCTTTGGGGGAGTGGAGATGAAATGTGGGACTGGGATATTGAAACAGGTAATATTTTTCGTTCAAACATTTGGGGCGCATTAGAGTTTCCAAGGGATGGCCAACGCTCTGGTAAGTCAGATGAAGACAGTAATATTCATCCCATGGATCAAGAACGCGTAAGAGAATCACTCAACAAACATTTTTATGGCGAATCAGATCACTTCGAAGCAGCCTATCGCGTAAAAGGCAAAGATGAAAGTTGGGTGTGGATTTTAGACCGCGCCAAAATTGTAGAACGAGATGAAAAAGACAATGCACTGCGTATGACAGGTACGATTAAAAATATTAGTCAATTTAAACAAAAAGAAGAACAGCTCAAATTGTTCGAAAGAGCGATTGAAAATATCTCTGAAGGGATGTTTATCCTCGATAGCGATTTCCGTTTTGTAGAAGTTAACGAAGCCTGCTGCCGTATCTCATTACGCAACAAAACGGATTTTATTGGCAGCTTACTCACATTCGAACTTTACCCTGAAGCCTTCACCAATCAAATTCGCAGCATGCTTAAACAGCAAGGCCGATGGGCAAATGAGGTTGAAGCCTCACGCGGGGATAAAAGCCATTTCCATATGGAGCTGACAATCGACGCTATTTATGATGAATTAGGAGAACTTTCTCACTATGTAGGGGTGTTCTCTGATATTTCTCGCCGTAAACAGCAGGAAGAAGAGCTCCGTAAATTAACCAACAACGATCTGTTGACGGGACTGCCAAATCGTTCAAACTTGCATGTCACCCTAAGTAACTTAGTTAATAAAGAAATCCCCCATGCCTTAATGGTATTGGACTTAGACAATTTTAAGCGTATTAACGACTCACTAGGGCACCAAATTGGCGACCAATTACTAAAACTTGTTTCTGCAAGAATCAAATCCGCCTTGCCGCGAAGTACTAATATATATCGTCTGGGTGGTGATGAATTTGCCATCGTCTTAGATAAAACCTCCGATATTAGTGCCAGCGCGGTGTTAGCGGCTCGAGTAATTGATTCATTTAAAGGTATCTTTGAAATCGGTGGTGATAAATTAGTCTTAGGATTAAGTATTGGTATTGTGCTTTATCCAGAAGATGAGCAGAGTGAACAGGCGCTGCTGAGAAAAGCTGACATTGCTATGTATCATGCAAAATCCGCTGGCGGTAACTGCTATCAATTTTATTCAGAATCGCTAAACCAGCACGCGATTAAGCAATTAAAAATTGAGAATCTTATCCGTGAGGGGTTAAAAGAAGATCTGTTTGAAGTTTATTATCAACCCAAAGTGGATCTTAAACGTGGGGTGATTGCGGGTATGGAAGCGTTAGTGCGATTAAATCACCCAACCCATGGTTTGGTTCCTCCAAACGAATTTATTCCACTTGCAGAAGAAAATGGCTTAATTGTCGAAATAGGTGAAATTGTGCTTCGTAAGGCCTGTTTTGCTGCTCAGAAGTGGCGAGAGCAAGGATTATTCAGTGGACGCGTAGCCGTCAATTTATCGTCACGTCAATTCGCGCTGCCCGATCTGCAGCAACGTATAGAGTCAATTTTAAGACTCACCCAACTACCAGCAACCCACTTAGAGCTTGAAATTACCGAAGGCACCGTCATAAAACAGCCAGAAATGGCGATATCAGTGATGCAGCAGCTGGCTAAAATGGGAGTTAGTTTGGCGCTAGATGATTTTGGTACTGGGTATTCATCCCTTTCTTACTTGAAGCGCTTTCCAATACATACGCTAAAAATAGATAAAGCCTTCGTGGACGATATTGATAAATCGGATCGCGACCTGAAAATGGTGGACTCTATTATCACCATCGCCCATAACATGGGATTATCTGTCGTTGGAGAAGGCGTCGAACAAACGGCACAGCTAAACATCTTAAAAGCATTAAATTGCGAAGAAATTCAAGGGTATATCTTCAGCAAAGCTATTAATGAAGCTGAATTCACAGCTCTCTTAGAAGCTGATATAGCCAAAAATTGCATGCTAAATAAAATAATTTAA